From a region of the Chlorocebus sabaeus isolate Y175 chromosome 23, mChlSab1.0.hap1, whole genome shotgun sequence genome:
- the LOC103217348 gene encoding small ribosomal subunit protein uS2, whose product MSGALDVLQMKEEDVLKFLAAGTHLGGTNLDFQMEQYIYKRKSDGIYIINLKRTWEKLLLAARAIVAIENPADVSVISSRNTGQRAVLKFAAATGATPIAGRFTPGTFTNQIQAAFREPRLLVVTDPRADHQPLTEASYVNLPTIALCNTDSPLRYVDIAIPCNNKGAHSVGLMWWMLAREVLRMRGTISREHPWEVMPDLYFYRDPEEIEKEEQAAAEKAVTKEEFQGEWTAPAPEFTATQPEVADWSEGVQVPSVPIQQFPTEDWSAQPATEDWSAAPTAQATEWVGATTEWS is encoded by the coding sequence ATGTCCGGAGCCCTTGATGTCCTGCAAATGAAGGAGGAGGATGTCCTTAAGTTCCTTGCAGCGGGAACCCACTTAGGTGGCACCAATCTTGACTTCCAGATGGAGCAGTACATCTATAAAAGGAAAAGTGATGGCATCTACATCATAAATCTGAAGAGGACCTGGGAGAAGCTTCTGCTGGCAGCTCGTGCCATTGTTGCCATTGAAAACCCTGCTGATGTCAGTGTTATATCCTCCAGGAATACTGGCCAGAGGGCCGTGCTGAAGTTTGCTGCTGCCACTGGAGCCACTCCAATTGCTGGCCGCTTCACTCCTGGAACCTTCACTAACCAGATCCAGGCAGCCTTCCGGGAGCCACGGCTTCTTGTGGTTACTGACCCCAGGGCTGACCACCAGCCTCTCACAGAGGCATCTTATGTTAACCTACCTACCATTGCTCTGTGTAACACAGATTCTCCTCTGCGCTATGTGGACATTGCCATCCCATGCAACAACAAGGGAGCTCACTCAGTGGGTTTGATGTGGTGGATGCTGGCTCGGGAAGTTCTGCGCATGCGTGGCACCATTTCCCGTGAACACCCGTGGGAGGTCATGCCTGATCTCTACTTCTACAGAGATCCTGAAGagattgaaaaagaagagcaggcTGCTGCTGAAAAGGCAGTGACCAAGGAGGAATTTCAGGGTGAATGGACTGCTCCAGCTCCTGAGTTCACTGCTACTCAGCCTGAGGTTGCAGACTGGTCTGAAGGTGTGCAGGTGCCCTCTGTGCCTATTCAGCAGTTCCCTACTGAAGACTGGAGTGCTCAGCCTGCCACGGAAgactggtctgcagctcccactgCTCAGGCCACTGAATGGGTAGGAGCAACCACTGAATGGTCTTAA